The Apium graveolens cultivar Ventura chromosome 3, ASM990537v1, whole genome shotgun sequence sequence TTGGTTTACCAAGCCCTTGAAGATTTGGCTGACTTGGTAGGTTGTTCGAATTCACATTTTCATCAGCAAAATCATCTTTGAGTGGTTGAGCAGCAGGAACAACAGATGAATTTGGAGCAACATTGAGTTCTCTACAAGGCTGAGGCTGCCAAATAGCAGAAGAACCCAAGAATGCATTAAACAGCTTACACTGTTCGACCCTGTCACCACCCTTATTCATCATTTCAGACTCAAGGTCCCGAAGCATCTGTTGCGCTCTCTCATAGGCCTTAAGGTGTGAATCAACACCTCTCTGCCCTTCAGTGACCACTGGTGGCTTAACTCTCCTGAGAGTCTCTTTAGCCTCAGTAATCCTTCCCTGTTTCATCAAGCAAATTCCCAAATTGCACATCTTGTTACTGTCTGGTGCAATCACCAGTGCCCTTCTATAAGCATCCTCAGCCTCAGTGTAGTTGTTTTGTTGCATTAGTGCCCATCCCAAATTACCCTGAAACACAGATATTAAGAAGGTCATTCACAATTGATTTCTTGGTAATAAATACACGAGCTTCTAGATAAAAGGTTTACCAGTAATCTAGTGGCTTCTTGCTCCACAGAAACttgaaatttcttgccttgaGATCGTGCTGTCTTTGTTCGCTTCCCATTGAAAGCCATTCCTTGTTGAATCAAGAACAATTTGCGCCTCAACAACCCGATTTGGTCATCCAATCTGCCACATCTCTGTTGTACAAAATTCAACATTCATCAAATTACCATTCACACACTCATAATTTTATCCAATTAAGACACAAACTTTTAATCTACTCAATTAATAGGTATACTCAATTAATAGGACCTTGTAAAGATCCAGCAAGATGTTATCAAGAGACTCTTGAGACTGATCAGAACATCGTATCCTCAACGACTTAATGGCCTCAATGGCTTCCTCGGATCGATTCTGTTGTTTCATAACAATAGCCATATCTTTCAAAGCACTATCCACTCTATCTCCAGAATTGATTGCTGCCCAGAATAAAGGGATAGCTCTTTCTGGATCCTTATCCACCAACTGATGCAAATTCATTACATATAAGTCCGTCAACAACATAACACAAACATCACAAATTCATAACATATAACCCAATCCCCATGAAATATAACATTTCATCTATTGTGTCATAACACTTTCATAACACAAACAGTATTATAATTCACAACTCCCCATTTCACAAAATTAAAATTCATAACACAAACAGTATATAACAATTCATATGTCCTTTTTTTAAACATTAAAAATCACTAAATCACAGTTCCCCGGAAAAATTAATAACACCCAATAAAAGGAACAAGTAAACAAGGagaattttattaattaaaacaCAATCAAGAATTTTCGTTTcacaaaattaaaatcaaaattaatCGGACCCGAGTCACAAAACAAACTAATCAAAGATATAAATTGTGTAAAATCAAACAAATAAACGATAATTTGTAACCTTTCATCTATTATGTCATAACACAAACGGTATAAAATTTCCAAGTCCCCATTTcacaaaattaaaatcaaaattaatGGGACCCAAAGTCACAAAACAAATGAATCACGGACATAAATCcgataaaataaaaaaaataaacgtCGATAAAATCAAAATCAAGACAATCCACCATTCAAAAAACCAAGATTTACGAGTACTCAATTCAAAAATTCAACGATCACTAAAACACGAGATACAGTACATTTTATCGTAGAACAAACCAATACAATTGTGTGATATACATATAGATAAaaagaaagataaaagtaaagaGGCTTACCTGAACATTTTTGGCTCTGACATAAGGAGAATCACCAACAGGAACCTTATGAGCCACATGAAATGATTCGGAACGAATTCTCGAGATCCCAAGAGGCTTAGCAGGTGAACAAGGAGCAGATTTGGTGGGTCTAAAACCAGGAGGAGCAGTCCACATTTCTTGCATCTTTTCGATATTTTCCGATCTTCCCCAATCAATCAAAATCAAATGTTTATCAAGAAATGAAGAAGATTAGAGACAGATAGTGAAGAACAGAGCGTTCGTGTGCTCAATATTTATAAAATGTGTAGAGTATCTTTTTAAAACTTACCGACCGTTGGAGATACTAGCCGTTATGTTATATTTTAGGTAtgttttcttttttatttttctgtGGGCGGAAGGGGATAATTTGCACTTTAGCCACAAAGTTtattaaatttttcaaaagttaCCATATTATTTTACAACTCTATGGAAATTTTTTCGATGCCTAATTTGGCTTCCGGGAATAAATCTAAAATGTTTCATTCACGTGTAatgaaaaatcatatttttcattcaattttattattatgatattcaaaaatttataatatcATGCATTACTGTCAATTTTAAAAAATGAGATGATGAATTATTATTTTATCACATTCATTTGTAATATAATTGAATATATGAAATGCCTTATGTATCAAATTTTTGCAGAACGAAagaatatatattattttgtgtgCGATTAAAGATCGTACATGTTAACGGATGTTCCATTCTGATATTGATTGATAAATTcaaaaaaatgattaataaattaGTACTTTATCACATTCATTTGTGatataaatgaatctctaaaacgTTTTACGTATCGTATTTCCAGAACATAAAATCAAG is a genomic window containing:
- the LOC141713091 gene encoding protein POLLENLESS 3-LIKE 2, yielding MQEMWTAPPGFRPTKSAPCSPAKPLGISRIRSESFHVAHKVPVGDSPYVRAKNVQLVDKDPERAIPLFWAAINSGDRVDSALKDMAIVMKQQNRSEEAIEAIKSLRIRCSDQSQESLDNILLDLYKRCGRLDDQIGLLRRKLFLIQQGMAFNGKRTKTARSQGKKFQVSVEQEATRLLGNLGWALMQQNNYTEAEDAYRRALVIAPDSNKMCNLGICLMKQGRITEAKETLRRVKPPVVTEGQRGVDSHLKAYERAQQMLRDLESEMMNKGGDRVEQCKLFNAFLGSSAIWQPQPCRELNVAPNSSVVPAAQPLKDDFADENVNSNNLPSQPNLQGLGKPIVPFGNSLNFAAQPFFSSKCVAPQPPATNLMDRLKRTRSANASDGTANLNLTAGNKFGQSWKPPVMETKSQPNSPKSDKWKELALPDNKDFEDAILAAVLGCVNDEPESKLVMKTANGEVGKVELKVEKKRLKVFQQIAPSLSPRT